The Selenomonas sp. AB3002 genome contains a region encoding:
- a CDS encoding alpha/beta fold hydrolase, with product MIVPGAEPFFLPGGKRGVLLIHGFTGLPAELLLMGKYLQKRGYTVLGVRLAGHATKVEDMSHMTGEDWMDSVRDGYALLSGLCEDISVVGHSMGGLLALRLAAEKPLERLVTLAAPAIIHPGWGVEKLPPREECVGQYVPKARRNLKNVPEAVNRTYRKMPLMCVHELLEVMKKANACLENIEVPILIVHSYGDHTADPRSADYIYEHVKSSEKEIFWLEKAGHLLPLEPERELVFARTAAFLDEEG from the coding sequence ATGATCGTGCCTGGGGCGGAACCCTTTTTCTTGCCCGGTGGAAAGCGCGGGGTGCTTTTGATTCACGGCTTCACGGGATTGCCGGCGGAGCTTTTGCTCATGGGCAAGTACCTTCAAAAACGTGGATATACGGTGCTGGGAGTGCGCCTGGCGGGACATGCTACTAAAGTAGAGGATATGAGCCATATGACCGGGGAGGACTGGATGGACTCTGTGCGGGATGGCTACGCTTTGCTTTCGGGGCTGTGCGAGGACATTTCCGTGGTGGGGCACTCCATGGGGGGGCTCTTGGCCTTGCGGCTAGCGGCGGAAAAGCCCCTGGAGCGGCTGGTGACCCTGGCGGCCCCTGCCATCATCCATCCTGGCTGGGGGGTGGAGAAACTGCCTCCCCGGGAAGAGTGTGTGGGACAGTACGTGCCCAAGGCCCGGCGGAATCTGAAGAATGTGCCGGAGGCAGTGAACCGCACTTATAGGAAGATGCCTCTGATGTGCGTCCATGAGCTGCTGGAGGTCATGAAGAAGGCTAATGCCTGCCTGGAGAATATCGAGGTGCCTATTCTTATTGTGCACAGTTATGGGGATCACACGGCAGATCCCAGGAGTGCCGATTATATCTATGAGCATGTGAAGAGTTCGGAGAAAGAGATTTTTTGGTTGGAGAAGGCGGGGCACCTTTTGCCCTTGGAGCCGGAGCGGGAGCTGGTCTTTGCAAGGACGGCAGCTTTTTTGGACGAGGAAGGATAA